In one window of Thalassococcus arenae DNA:
- a CDS encoding entericidin EcnA/B family protein, producing MKTKLMMMALAAILGGCATIDGIGQDVSGAARTVQGWF from the coding sequence ATGAAAACCAAACTGATGATGATGGCGCTGGCCGCTATTCTGGGCGGCTGCGCAACGATCGACGGGATCGGACAGGACGTTTCGGGCGCGGCGCGAACGGTGCAGGGCTGGTTCTGA
- a CDS encoding acyl-CoA dehydrogenase: protein MSKSAPTLKAKDAPDLGRFDWQDPFRLADQLTEDERMIADSARAYAAEKLAPRVIAAFNEERVEPEIFAEMGQMGLLGITVPEEYGGLGAGYVSYGLVAREIERVDSGYRSMMSVQSSLVMYPIYAYGSEDQRRRYLPKLASGDWIGCFGLTEPDAGSDPGGMKTRAEKTAGGYRLTGSKMWISNSPVADVFVVWAKSDAHGGKIRGFVLEKGVKGLSAPKIGNKLSLRASVTGEIVMDGVEVGEDALLPHVEGLKGPFGCLNRARYGISWGVLGAAEFCWHAARQYGLDRKQFGKPIAQTQLFQRKLADMQTEIALGLQASLRVGRLLDEAQGAPEMISIVKRNNCGKALEIARMARDMHGGNGISAEFQVIRHMLNLETVNTYEGTHDVHALILGRAQTGLQAFF, encoded by the coding sequence ATGAGCAAATCCGCCCCGACCCTGAAAGCCAAGGACGCGCCCGACCTGGGCCGGTTCGACTGGCAGGACCCGTTCCGTCTGGCCGATCAGCTGACCGAGGACGAACGGATGATCGCCGACAGCGCGCGCGCCTACGCTGCCGAGAAACTGGCGCCGCGCGTGATCGCCGCGTTCAACGAGGAACGGGTGGAGCCCGAGATCTTTGCCGAGATGGGGCAGATGGGTCTGCTGGGCATCACCGTGCCCGAGGAATATGGCGGCCTGGGCGCGGGCTATGTCTCGTACGGCCTGGTGGCGCGCGAGATCGAGCGGGTGGACAGCGGCTATCGGTCGATGATGTCGGTGCAGTCGTCGCTGGTGATGTATCCGATCTATGCCTATGGCTCCGAGGATCAGCGCCGGAGATACCTGCCCAAGCTGGCCAGCGGCGACTGGATCGGGTGTTTCGGGCTGACCGAGCCGGATGCCGGCAGCGATCCCGGCGGCATGAAGACCCGCGCCGAAAAGACCGCGGGCGGATATCGGCTGACCGGGTCCAAGATGTGGATTTCGAACAGTCCGGTCGCGGATGTCTTCGTCGTCTGGGCCAAGTCCGACGCCCATGGCGGCAAGATCCGTGGTTTCGTGCTGGAAAAGGGCGTCAAGGGCCTGTCGGCGCCCAAGATCGGCAACAAGCTGTCCTTGCGGGCCTCGGTCACGGGCGAGATCGTGATGGACGGGGTCGAGGTGGGCGAGGACGCGCTGCTGCCGCATGTCGAGGGCCTCAAAGGTCCGTTCGGCTGTCTCAACCGCGCGCGCTACGGCATTTCCTGGGGCGTGTTGGGCGCCGCCGAATTCTGCTGGCACGCGGCTCGGCAATACGGGCTGGACCGCAAGCAGTTCGGCAAGCCCATCGCCCAGACCCAGCTGTTCCAGCGCAAACTGGCCGACATGCAGACCGAGATCGCGCTCGGGCTTCAGGCCAGCCTGCGGGTCGGCCGCCTTCTGGACGAGGCTCAGGGCGCCCCCGAGATGATTTCCATCGTCAAGCGCAACAACTGCGGCAAGGCGCTGGAGATCGCGCGCATGGCCCGCGACATGCATGGCGGCAACGGGATTTCGGCCGAGTTCCAGGTGATCCGGCACATGCTGAACCTGGAAACGGTGAACACCTACGAGGGCACCCATGACGTGCACGCGCTGATTCTGGGCCGGGCTCAGACGGGTTTGCAGGCATTCTTCTGA
- a CDS encoding pseudouridine-5'-phosphate glycosidase, giving the protein MLTLSPPVKAALADNRPVVALESTIITHGMPWPRNAEVALQVEAAVREAGAEPATIAVINGTLHVGLDTAQIEALAQAKGVAKLSRADMAVCIAQGRTGATTVAATMIAAHRAGICVFATGGIGGVHRGAEHSFDISADLQELAQTPVTVVAAGAKAILDLPKTLEVLETLGVPVIAYGQAALPAFWSCDSGIKAPLRMDSPSEIARAHVARAELGLPGGQLVTNPIPTRAEIAKAEMDPIIATATADAMRHGIAGKALTPYLLQRIYELTGGRSLEANIALVENNARLAAAIARELTEIAG; this is encoded by the coding sequence ATGCTGACCCTGTCGCCCCCCGTCAAAGCCGCGTTGGCCGACAACCGCCCCGTCGTGGCGCTGGAATCCACCATCATCACCCACGGCATGCCGTGGCCCCGCAATGCCGAGGTGGCCCTGCAGGTCGAAGCGGCCGTGCGAGAGGCCGGCGCAGAGCCAGCCACCATCGCCGTGATCAATGGCACGTTGCATGTCGGCTTGGACACCGCGCAGATCGAGGCGCTGGCCCAGGCCAAGGGGGTCGCCAAGCTCAGCCGCGCCGATATGGCCGTCTGTATCGCGCAGGGCCGCACGGGGGCCACCACCGTGGCCGCGACGATGATCGCGGCCCACCGCGCCGGGATCTGCGTCTTCGCCACCGGCGGGATCGGCGGCGTGCATCGCGGCGCCGAGCACAGCTTCGACATTTCCGCCGACCTGCAGGAACTGGCGCAGACGCCGGTCACCGTGGTGGCAGCCGGTGCCAAGGCGATCCTGGACCTGCCCAAGACGCTGGAAGTGCTCGAGACGCTGGGCGTGCCGGTCATCGCCTATGGCCAGGCCGCCCTGCCCGCCTTCTGGTCATGCGACAGCGGGATCAAGGCACCGCTGCGTATGGACAGCCCAAGCGAGATCGCCCGCGCCCACGTGGCGCGCGCCGAACTTGGCCTGCCGGGCGGGCAGTTGGTGACCAACCCGATCCCGACGCGGGCCGAGATCGCGAAAGCCGAAATGGATCCGATCATCGCCACGGCGACCGCCGACGCCATGCGCCACGGCATCGCCGGCAAGGCGCTTACCCCCTATCTGCTGCAACGGATCTACGAACTGACCGGGGGGCGGTCGCTGGAGGCCAATATCGCGCTGGTCGAAAACAATGCGCGGCTGGCAGCCGCGATTGCCCGGGAATTGACCGAAATCGCCGGGTGA
- a CDS encoding extracellular solute-binding protein — translation MRSVFFLSLRQLAATVSVIAIGGFALAEPQHGIAMYGDPQLPPDFVSLPYANPDAPKGGRIVTGEVGSFDSLNPHIRKGSTPWQLRFLGSESLMGRSYDEPFTLYGLLAESVETGPNREWAEFTLREEARFSDGSPVTVEDVMWSYETLGTVGHPRYHGVWGKIAGMEQTGPRSIRFTFTEEDRELALLVGMRPILKKAQWEDADFAESGLDVIPISSAPYVIDDFEAGRFVSLRRNPDYWGRDLPFMRGQANLDEIRMEFFGDGTAMFEAFKAGILNSNREFNAEKWETQYQFPAIDSGDVVKSVLPHERPSGITGFVMNTRRDVFKDWRVRDAMLHAFNFEYINETMTGSAQPRITSYYSNSILGMRPGPAEGRVREFLEPFAADLLPGTLEGYELPKGDGSARNRANIAKAMDLMEQAGWTVQDGTMKNAAGQRFTFEIVLSSGSAEEQSIIDLYVEALKRMGIEPTVTAIDSAQYKEREAKFDFDMTYYRRGLSLSPGNEQRLYWGCDAAATEGSGNYMGMCSPAAEAMIDRLLTSESRDDFLAAVRALDRVLTAGRYVIPIYQWNISRIAHAKELKFPEKLPIYGDWIGWQPDVWWYEE, via the coding sequence ATGCGCTCAGTTTTTTTCCTCTCGTTGCGGCAGCTTGCCGCGACCGTAAGCGTCATCGCCATCGGGGGATTCGCCCTGGCCGAGCCGCAGCATGGCATTGCTATGTATGGCGATCCGCAGCTTCCACCGGATTTTGTGTCTCTGCCCTATGCCAATCCGGATGCACCGAAAGGTGGACGGATCGTTACCGGTGAGGTCGGCAGCTTCGACAGCCTGAACCCGCATATCCGGAAAGGCTCGACGCCATGGCAACTGCGGTTCCTCGGCAGCGAGTCGCTGATGGGGCGCAGCTATGACGAACCCTTCACCCTTTACGGCCTTCTGGCCGAATCGGTGGAAACCGGTCCGAATCGGGAATGGGCGGAATTCACCCTGCGCGAAGAGGCGCGGTTCTCGGACGGCTCGCCCGTGACGGTCGAAGATGTGATGTGGTCCTACGAGACGCTGGGCACCGTCGGACACCCCCGCTATCACGGCGTCTGGGGCAAGATCGCCGGCATGGAACAGACCGGCCCTCGATCCATCCGCTTCACCTTCACCGAAGAGGACCGCGAACTGGCGCTGCTTGTCGGCATGCGACCGATCCTGAAAAAGGCGCAATGGGAGGACGCGGATTTCGCCGAGAGCGGGCTGGACGTGATCCCGATCTCCAGCGCGCCCTACGTGATCGATGATTTCGAAGCCGGTCGCTTCGTCAGCTTGCGCCGGAATCCGGATTATTGGGGTCGCGATCTGCCCTTCATGCGCGGCCAGGCCAACCTGGACGAGATCCGCATGGAGTTCTTCGGCGACGGCACCGCGATGTTCGAGGCGTTCAAGGCAGGCATCCTGAATTCCAACCGCGAATTCAATGCCGAGAAATGGGAAACGCAATACCAGTTCCCCGCCATCGATAGCGGCGATGTGGTGAAATCGGTGCTGCCGCACGAACGGCCCTCGGGCATCACCGGCTTTGTCATGAACACCCGCCGCGACGTGTTCAAGGATTGGCGGGTACGCGACGCGATGCTGCACGCGTTCAACTTCGAATACATCAATGAAACGATGACCGGCTCGGCGCAGCCGCGCATCACCTCGTATTATTCGAACTCGATACTGGGCATGCGCCCCGGCCCCGCCGAAGGCCGCGTGCGCGAATTTCTCGAACCCTTCGCCGCCGATCTGCTGCCCGGAACGCTGGAAGGTTACGAACTGCCCAAGGGCGACGGTTCGGCCCGCAACCGTGCCAATATCGCCAAGGCGATGGACCTGATGGAACAGGCGGGCTGGACGGTGCAGGACGGCACGATGAAGAACGCGGCCGGCCAGCGCTTCACGTTCGAGATCGTCCTGTCCAGCGGCTCGGCCGAGGAACAATCGATCATCGACCTCTATGTCGAAGCGCTGAAGCGGATGGGGATCGAACCGACGGTGACGGCGATCGACAGCGCGCAATACAAGGAACGCGAGGCCAAGTTCGATTTCGACATGACCTATTACCGACGCGGCCTGTCGCTGAGCCCGGGCAACGAACAGCGGCTTTATTGGGGATGCGATGCCGCAGCGACCGAAGGGTCGGGCAATTACATGGGCATGTGTTCGCCGGCCGCCGAGGCGATGATCGACCGGCTGCTGACATCGGAAAGCCGCGATGATTTCCTGGCCGCCGTGCGCGCCTTGGACCGGGTGCTGACCGCGGGGCGCTACGTGATCCCGATCTACCAGTGGAACATCAGCCGCATCGCGCACGCGAAAGAGCTGAAATTCCCCGAAAAGCTGCCGATCTACGGCGATTGGATCGGTTGGCAGCCGGATGTTTGGTGGTACGAGGAATGA
- a CDS encoding patatin-like phospholipase family protein: MTKRINLALQGGGAHGAFTWGVLDRLLDEDDVEIAAISGTSAGALNGAALKAGLLAGGREGARENLDWLWDQMGAMDDAAMPDWMQAWLPDPWLISQSLAYSPGYTAGEAVGRMVSPYAWGPLYRNPLERIVERFDFGRVCAHEGPAFFVCATNVRDGKIRVFQGDAISTQSILASACLPTLFQAVEVEDPETGVVDAFWDGGYTGNPALFPLYDKALPDDVVIVNINPLRRDDVPVTPPEIQNRINEISFNSSLLRELRAIEFVQRLLADGSVKPGRMKDVRVHMIADDALMNELSVATKLVPVPTVLAQLKEAGRRATGEFLRLHKKDLNERQTVDLRAMFG; the protein is encoded by the coding sequence ATGACCAAGCGGATCAACCTGGCCCTGCAGGGTGGCGGCGCGCATGGTGCGTTCACCTGGGGTGTTCTCGACCGGTTGCTGGACGAAGACGATGTCGAAATCGCGGCGATCTCGGGCACCTCGGCCGGTGCGCTGAACGGCGCGGCGCTGAAGGCGGGCCTGCTGGCCGGCGGCCGCGAGGGCGCCCGCGAGAACCTCGACTGGCTGTGGGACCAGATGGGGGCGATGGACGATGCCGCAATGCCGGACTGGATGCAGGCCTGGCTGCCCGATCCCTGGCTGATCAGCCAGTCGCTGGCCTATTCGCCGGGATACACGGCGGGCGAGGCGGTGGGCCGGATGGTGTCGCCCTATGCCTGGGGGCCGCTCTACCGCAACCCGCTCGAGCGGATCGTCGAACGGTTCGATTTCGGGCGGGTCTGCGCGCATGAGGGGCCGGCGTTTTTCGTCTGTGCCACCAATGTGCGCGACGGCAAGATCCGCGTGTTCCAGGGCGACGCGATTTCCACGCAGTCCATTCTGGCTTCGGCCTGCCTGCCGACGCTGTTCCAGGCGGTCGAGGTCGAAGACCCCGAAACCGGTGTGGTCGACGCGTTCTGGGATGGCGGATACACAGGAAATCCGGCGCTGTTTCCGTTGTATGACAAGGCCTTGCCGGATGACGTTGTGATCGTCAACATCAACCCGCTGCGCCGCGACGACGTGCCGGTCACGCCGCCCGAGATCCAGAACCGGATCAACGAGATCAGCTTCAACTCGTCGCTTTTGCGCGAATTGCGCGCGATCGAGTTCGTCCAGCGCCTTCTGGCGGACGGCTCGGTCAAGCCGGGGCGCATGAAGGATGTGCGCGTGCACATGATCGCGGACGATGCGCTGATGAACGAACTGTCGGTTGCGACCAAGCTGGTTCCGGTGCCCACCGTGCTGGCGCAACTGAAAGAGGCCGGGCGCCGTGCGACGGGCGAATTCCTGCGCCTGCACAAGAAGGACCTGAACGAACGGCAAACCGTCGATCTGCGCGCGATGTTCGGCTGA
- the napF gene encoding ferredoxin-type protein NapF — MVSRAAQASRRSFLRGQPNAVPPIRPVGAIEEMAFQDACTQCGDCARACPEKIIRQAADGYPTIEFARGACTFCGACTEACEPGALSAEIPWPYRARVSRGCLSKNAVSCRLCEDHCGEGAIRFRLETGGRAVPQIADDACSGCGECLGACPVNAISLKEFSLMREVQAC, encoded by the coding sequence ATGGTTTCGCGGGCCGCACAAGCGTCCAGAAGAAGTTTCCTGAGAGGTCAGCCGAACGCCGTTCCTCCGATCCGACCTGTTGGTGCAATCGAGGAAATGGCCTTTCAAGATGCGTGCACGCAATGTGGCGACTGTGCCCGGGCCTGCCCTGAAAAGATCATCCGCCAGGCCGCCGACGGTTATCCCACCATCGAATTCGCCCGTGGCGCCTGCACGTTCTGCGGTGCCTGCACCGAGGCCTGCGAGCCCGGTGCGCTAAGCGCCGAAATTCCCTGGCCCTATCGCGCCAGGGTTTCCCGGGGATGCCTGTCCAAGAACGCCGTTTCCTGCCGCCTGTGCGAGGACCACTGCGGCGAAGGCGCCATCCGGTTCCGGCTGGAAACCGGCGGGCGCGCCGTGCCGCAGATTGCCGACGACGCCTGTTCAGGCTGCGGAGAATGCCTTGGGGCCTGTCCGGTCAACGCCATTTCGCTGAAGGAATTCAGCCTCATGAGGGAGGTTCAGGCATGCTGA
- a CDS encoding PfkB family carbohydrate kinase, producing the protein MTNAPDILCIGSVLWDVIGRSPSQMRVGSDVPGRITRVPGGVALNIAMTLVRFGLRPALLSAVGRDAEGAELVESVSRMGIDCALLYRSEDLPTDVYMAIEGAGGLVAAIADAHSLEAAGKRILSPLLDGPLGSPDAPYAGRIALDGNLTEALLSDIAASPAFARADLRIAPASPGKAERLAPFLRARRGTLYVNLEEAGYLCQAQFDDAESAAQALLKRGAARALVTHGGAPCCDATQDGTLSHQPPEVLVRRITGAGDTFMAAHIAAEAGGAERGAALERALQAAAAYVSGEIV; encoded by the coding sequence ATGACGAACGCCCCCGACATCCTGTGCATCGGCTCGGTCCTGTGGGACGTGATCGGGCGCTCGCCGTCGCAGATGCGGGTTGGCTCGGACGTGCCGGGGCGGATCACGCGCGTGCCCGGCGGCGTGGCGCTGAACATCGCGATGACGCTGGTGCGCTTCGGTCTGCGCCCTGCCCTGCTCAGCGCCGTGGGCCGCGATGCCGAAGGCGCCGAGCTGGTGGAATCGGTCAGCCGGATGGGCATCGACTGTGCCCTGCTCTACCGCTCCGAAGACCTGCCCACCGATGTCTACATGGCGATCGAAGGCGCCGGCGGGCTGGTCGCCGCCATCGCGGATGCGCATTCGCTGGAAGCGGCGGGCAAACGCATCCTGAGCCCGCTGTTGGACGGGCCGCTGGGATCGCCGGATGCGCCCTATGCGGGCCGGATCGCGCTGGACGGCAACCTGACCGAGGCGCTTCTGTCCGACATCGCCGCCAGCCCGGCCTTCGCACGCGCCGATCTGCGCATCGCCCCGGCCTCGCCCGGCAAGGCCGAACGGCTGGCGCCTTTCCTGCGCGCAAGACGCGGCACGCTTTACGTCAATCTCGAAGAGGCCGGCTATCTGTGCCAGGCGCAGTTCGACGATGCCGAAAGCGCAGCCCAGGCGCTGCTGAAGCGGGGCGCGGCCCGGGCGCTGGTCACCCATGGTGGTGCGCCCTGCTGCGACGCGACCCAAGACGGCACCCTGAGCCACCAACCGCCCGAAGTGCTGGTCCGCCGGATCACCGGCGCGGGCGACACCTTCATGGCCGCCCATATCGCCGCCGAGGCCGGTGGCGCCGAGCGCGGCGCGGCGCTGGAACGCGCATTGCAAGCCGCCGCCGCCTATGTGTCCGGAGAGATCGTCTGA
- a CDS encoding 3-hydroxybutyrate dehydrogenase → MSLAGKTAIVTGSNSGIGLGIARELARAGASVVINSFTDRPEDHALAAEIAEEHGVAVRYIKADMSKADECRALVEQAGACDILVNNAGIQHVAPIDEFPVDKWDAIIAINMNSAFHTTAAALPMMRKAGWGRVVNIASAHGLTASPYKSAYVAAKHGVVGMTKVVALETAQEPITANAICPGYVLTPLVEAQIPDTMKKYDMSREDVIRQVMLERQPSKEFATVEQLGGTVVFLCSDAAAQITGTTISVDGGWTAL, encoded by the coding sequence ATGTCGCTTGCAGGCAAGACCGCAATCGTCACGGGATCGAATTCCGGCATCGGGTTGGGCATTGCGCGGGAACTGGCACGCGCCGGCGCGTCGGTCGTGATCAATTCCTTCACCGACCGCCCCGAGGATCACGCGCTGGCCGCCGAGATCGCCGAGGAACACGGCGTCGCGGTGCGCTACATCAAGGCCGACATGTCGAAAGCCGACGAATGCCGGGCGCTGGTCGAACAGGCGGGGGCCTGCGATATCCTGGTCAACAATGCCGGCATCCAGCACGTCGCACCGATCGACGAATTTCCGGTCGACAAATGGGACGCGATCATCGCGATCAACATGAACTCGGCCTTTCACACCACCGCCGCCGCGCTGCCGATGATGCGCAAGGCGGGGTGGGGCCGGGTGGTCAACATCGCTTCGGCCCACGGGCTGACGGCGTCGCCCTACAAATCCGCCTATGTCGCGGCCAAGCACGGCGTCGTCGGCATGACCAAGGTCGTGGCGCTGGAAACCGCGCAGGAGCCCATCACCGCCAACGCCATCTGCCCCGGTTACGTGCTGACCCCGCTGGTCGAAGCGCAGATCCCGGACACGATGAAGAAATACGACATGAGCCGCGAGGACGTGATCAGACAGGTCATGCTGGAACGCCAGCCCTCCAAGGAATTCGCAACGGTGGAACAGCTGGGCGGCACTGTGGTGTTCCTGTGTTCCGACGCGGCGGCGCAGATCACCGGGACGACGATTTCCGTGGATGGCGGCTGGACCGCCTTGTGA
- a CDS encoding DUF502 domain-containing protein: MTTPFDPETRKPGLFASLRSSFLTGIVVIAPVGLTIWLIWTLFGWVDGFVLPLVPDRFNPEQYIGINLRGVGVIFFLVFTILVGWVAKGLIGRSLIRFAESLVERTPVVRSIYSGIKQIAETVFAQSERSFEKACLIEYPRKGIWAIAFISTDTRGEVADKAAVMGGMVSVFVPTTPNPTSGFLLFFPKEDVIELDMTIEDAAKLVISAGLVYPNGKDAKAAVEDLRKAS, encoded by the coding sequence ATGACAACGCCCTTCGACCCTGAAACGCGCAAGCCCGGCCTGTTCGCCAGCCTGCGCTCCTCATTCCTGACCGGCATCGTGGTGATCGCCCCGGTGGGCCTGACGATCTGGCTGATCTGGACATTGTTCGGCTGGGTCGACGGCTTCGTGCTGCCGCTGGTGCCGGACCGCTTCAACCCCGAACAATACATCGGCATCAACCTGCGCGGCGTTGGCGTCATCTTCTTCCTCGTCTTCACCATCCTGGTGGGTTGGGTCGCCAAGGGGCTGATCGGGCGGTCGCTGATCCGTTTCGCCGAAAGCCTGGTCGAACGCACGCCGGTGGTGCGGTCGATCTATTCCGGCATCAAGCAGATCGCCGAAACGGTGTTCGCCCAATCCGAACGCAGCTTCGAAAAGGCCTGCCTGATCGAATACCCCCGCAAGGGCATCTGGGCCATTGCCTTCATCTCGACCGATACGCGCGGCGAAGTGGCCGACAAGGCTGCAGTCATGGGCGGCATGGTGTCGGTCTTCGTTCCGACCACGCCGAACCCGACCTCGGGCTTTCTGCTGTTCTTTCCCAAGGAAGACGTGATCGAACTGGACATGACGATCGAAGACGCGGCCAAGCTGGTGATCTCGGCCGGCCTGGTCTACCCCAACGGCAAGGACGCCAAGGCGGCGGTCGAGGATCTGCGCAAGGCCTCCTGA
- a CDS encoding chaperone NapD, giving the protein MLNICGCLVHAMPDKVDAVVAAINATEGSEVHAVDGGRIVVTVEDTDDLMASDQIMAMHQIPGVITVTLTYHHFEELGADAATASVHS; this is encoded by the coding sequence ATGCTGAACATCTGCGGGTGCCTCGTGCACGCCATGCCCGACAAGGTGGATGCGGTCGTCGCCGCGATCAACGCCACCGAAGGCAGCGAAGTTCACGCCGTCGATGGCGGCCGGATCGTCGTCACCGTCGAGGATACCGACGACCTAATGGCCTCGGATCAGATCATGGCCATGCACCAGATCCCGGGCGTGATCACCGTCACGCTGACATATCACCATTTCGAAGAGCTCGGGGCGGACGCCGCCACGGCTTCGGTCCATTCCTAA